In Clostridia bacterium, the following proteins share a genomic window:
- a CDS encoding alpha-L-fucosidase: MSDNFTRRDLLKGTGASLVALAATPALSALQAQPATQAATPSDKPYPKPIATAIPERMRWWNEARFGMFIHWGLYSVLGRHEWAMENEGIPVKDYEQLAHRFNPNPNAARAWAKLAKQAGMKYMVMTTKHHEGYCNFDTKLTNFCSTKQAPGRDLVREYVDAARAEGLRVGFYYSLMDWHHPDGARCKQDESARKRFVEYSHGLIRELMTNYGKVDILWYDVSWPLSADEWESERMNEMVFKLQPGIIVNNRNRLPGDFATPEQKITAETRPWEACMTLNDSWGYQPGDNAWKTPQQVVRNLVSCVRDGGNYLLNIGPKPDGSIPEESVRILTEVGQWVSKNGDAIYGSDPCQVRRSNYASFTRKGNTLYMHVHFWPGDYVAVSGLLTKVTSAKLLSTGKPVSFEQDKFRVRFTGLPKEAPDHPVTTIALECESEPMQDQYFVRNGRPREGVGT; this comes from the coding sequence ATGAGCGACAACTTTACGAGGCGCGATCTGCTGAAGGGTACAGGAGCTTCGCTGGTTGCACTGGCGGCCACTCCGGCCCTCTCAGCGCTGCAGGCCCAACCCGCTACTCAAGCGGCAACTCCGAGCGATAAGCCCTACCCCAAACCTATCGCCACGGCCATCCCCGAACGAATGCGGTGGTGGAATGAGGCACGGTTTGGCATGTTCATTCACTGGGGCCTGTACAGCGTTCTCGGCCGGCACGAATGGGCGATGGAGAACGAAGGCATTCCGGTGAAGGATTATGAGCAGCTCGCTCATCGCTTCAATCCGAATCCCAATGCAGCCCGTGCCTGGGCAAAGCTGGCAAAGCAAGCCGGGATGAAGTACATGGTGATGACCACCAAGCACCATGAAGGCTACTGCAACTTCGACACAAAACTGACGAACTTCTGCTCTACGAAACAGGCGCCGGGACGCGATCTCGTACGTGAATACGTGGATGCAGCCCGCGCCGAGGGACTTCGCGTCGGCTTCTATTACTCACTGATGGATTGGCACCACCCGGACGGCGCGCGCTGCAAACAAGATGAATCGGCCCGGAAACGGTTTGTGGAATACAGTCACGGCCTCATCCGCGAACTGATGACGAATTACGGAAAGGTCGACATCCTCTGGTACGACGTTTCGTGGCCGCTCAGTGCCGATGAGTGGGAATCCGAGCGCATGAACGAAATGGTGTTCAAACTTCAGCCTGGCATCATCGTCAACAACCGAAACAGGTTGCCGGGCGACTTCGCCACACCTGAACAGAAGATCACCGCTGAAACGCGTCCGTGGGAAGCCTGCATGACCCTGAACGACAGTTGGGGTTATCAGCCCGGGGACAATGCATGGAAAACTCCCCAGCAGGTAGTTCGTAATCTTGTCTCGTGCGTACGCGATGGCGGCAACTATTTGCTGAACATCGGACCGAAACCGGATGGCTCAATCCCCGAAGAATCGGTACGCATTCTGACCGAAGTCGGCCAATGGGTATCCAAGAACGGCGATGCTATCTACGGTTCCGATCCTTGCCAGGTGCGTCGCTCCAACTACGCCAGCTTCACGCGCAAGGGCAACACGCTCTACATGCACGTCCATTTCTGGCCCGGAGACTACGTTGCGGTAAGCGGTCTGTTGACGAAGGTGACTTCGGCAAAATTGCTGTCCACAGGGAAACCGGTCAGTTTCGAGCAGGACAAGTTCCGCGTTCGCTTCACCGGTCTTCCAAAAGAAGCACCCGATCACCCAGTCACTACGATCGCTCTCGAGTGCGAGTCCGAACCGATGCAGGACCAGTACTTTGTCCGCAACGGACGGCCTCGCGAAGGTGTCGGCACCTAG
- a CDS encoding glycosyl hydrolase family 28 protein produces the protein MASSDDRLLSRRKWMGAAATASLGTGLLAVTAAAQSPKAGAAGNTLGVRTYNIRDFGAKGDGATLDTAALQAAIDICAKEQGGTVLVPAGVFVIGTVEMKSNVTLHISAGGKLLGSADGRQYHAIDAIPLTGDHTLNDGNVALIFAVNARNVRIEGPGTIDGQGAQFRSPSKGVPPPSGIGGSRRPYHMLFYRCEHLAVRDIFLTACAFHSVRIIKSKYVNLDGIHIHNRVNSNNDGFHFVSAEHVHLSNCTVECQDDACALFGSCKFITVTNCSFSTRWSVFRFGGGEAENITVSNCLIYDTFGCPIKLRCSSGSRFENISFSNLVMKNVTGPISIGLGPQPRRADRPAPETTTPEKPGIVRNISFSGIHATVVVPFQLPDVPFRSGYNPGEIKSCMALNGMNDGFIENVSFNDVHVTFAGGGTAEDAAVRDVPKVAGEYYQAGVYPAYALFARNVKGLTLNNIRFEVSAPELRPAMVFDTVEDVAVSGFSAQGNREAESLLRFIGSRDVLLSASRLISPASVFLQVEGAASGGITIDGGDLSKAAKPLAFAAGAKEEAVKLRS, from the coding sequence ATGGCCAGTTCAGATGATCGTTTGTTATCCAGAAGGAAGTGGATGGGCGCTGCGGCGACGGCCTCGTTGGGCACGGGCTTGCTCGCGGTGACCGCGGCGGCGCAGTCGCCTAAGGCGGGTGCGGCGGGGAACACGCTTGGCGTGCGCACTTACAACATTCGGGACTTCGGCGCGAAAGGCGACGGAGCCACACTCGACACGGCTGCGCTCCAGGCGGCCATCGATATCTGCGCAAAGGAACAAGGCGGGACCGTCCTGGTGCCCGCCGGTGTGTTCGTTATCGGAACGGTCGAGATGAAGAGCAACGTAACGCTGCACATCTCGGCTGGAGGAAAACTGCTGGGCAGCGCCGATGGCAGACAGTACCACGCCATTGATGCCATCCCGCTAACCGGAGACCACACGCTCAATGATGGAAACGTTGCGCTGATCTTTGCTGTCAATGCCCGGAACGTGCGCATTGAGGGCCCGGGCACGATCGACGGGCAGGGCGCTCAGTTCCGTAGCCCGAGCAAGGGAGTGCCGCCTCCGTCGGGAATTGGCGGCAGCCGTCGCCCGTACCACATGCTGTTTTACCGTTGCGAGCATCTTGCGGTGCGGGATATTTTCCTGACCGCCTGCGCATTTCATTCGGTACGCATTATTAAGTCCAAGTACGTGAACCTGGACGGCATTCACATCCACAACCGGGTGAATAGTAACAACGACGGGTTTCACTTCGTTAGTGCCGAGCACGTACACCTCAGCAACTGCACCGTGGAATGCCAGGATGACGCCTGTGCCCTGTTCGGCAGTTGCAAATTCATAACGGTTACAAATTGCTCGTTCAGTACACGGTGGTCGGTATTTCGGTTCGGCGGCGGTGAGGCGGAAAACATCACCGTATCCAACTGCCTCATCTACGACACGTTCGGCTGTCCAATCAAACTGCGCTGCTCTTCGGGGTCACGCTTCGAGAACATTTCTTTTTCCAACCTGGTAATGAAGAACGTGACGGGTCCAATCTCCATCGGCCTCGGTCCACAACCGCGAAGGGCTGATCGTCCCGCACCAGAGACGACGACGCCTGAGAAGCCGGGTATCGTTCGCAACATTTCCTTCAGTGGAATTCACGCCACGGTGGTTGTGCCGTTTCAGCTTCCAGACGTCCCATTCCGCAGCGGGTACAACCCTGGCGAGATTAAGTCGTGCATGGCTCTGAACGGGATGAACGACGGATTCATTGAGAACGTCAGTTTCAATGATGTTCATGTAACATTCGCTGGTGGCGGGACAGCCGAGGACGCGGCCGTGCGAGATGTGCCGAAGGTGGCGGGCGAATACTACCAGGCCGGGGTATATCCGGCGTATGCCCTGTTTGCGCGCAACGTCAAAGGGCTCACGCTCAACAATATTCGGTTCGAGGTGAGCGCACCTGAACTGCGGCCAGCAATGGTGTTCGATACTGTCGAGGATGTTGCGGTGAGCGGGTTCAGCGCGCAGGGAAACCGTGAAGCGGAATCCTTGCTGCGCTTTATCGGGAGCCGAGATGTCCTGCTGAGTGCCAGCCGGCTGATTTCACCGGCGTCCGTATTCCTCCAGGTAGAAGGTGCGGCAAGCGGCGGGATCACGATCGACGGAGGAGACCTGTCAAAGGCGGCAAAGCCTTTGGCGTTCGCGGCGGGAGCGAAGGAAGAGGCTGTAAAGCTGCGTTCGTAG